The Cottoperca gobio chromosome 22, fCotGob3.1, whole genome shotgun sequence genome contains a region encoding:
- the daam1a gene encoding disheveled-associated activator of morphogenesis 1, with amino-acid sequence MATRVKQPQGRGLSSLFSCCFKGSDQPEITYCHDNVNTAAVLEPTLPMPPLPELDSIFTELVDELDLTDEHRTAMFALPAEKKWQIYCGKKMEAEENNGATRWPEYYIDQLRSMAARRTLLALENEEEQGRHTIVDGLKTALRTQPMRFVTRFIELDGLSCILNFLKSMDYETTNSQIHTSLIGCVKALMNNSQGRAHVLGHCESINIIAQSLTTESFKTKVAVLEILGAVCLVPGGHKKVLEAMLHYQTFASERTRFQTLLTDLDRSTGRYRDEVNLKTAIMSFVNAVLSQGAGETSLEFRIHLRYEFLMLGIQPVIDKLHSNDNATLNRHLDFFEMLRNEDELLMSKHFDIVHIETKSASQMFELIKRSLSHTEAYPHLLSALQHCLMMPYKQSSTTLQYWVLLDRIVQQLVLQTDKGEDPDVAPLEDFNVKNIVRMLIKESEVKQWKEQADKMRKEHQNLHQRFEKRERECEIKNKEKEDMMALLNKMKDKLERESNEHKQARLQVGDLSARLQQLSSTSSVPGGPPVTSASLVGPVPSMPSPPHPPPPPPPPPGGPPGFGMAPFAPPPPPGLPLGTAQRKNIPRPSNPLKSFNWSKLPESKLEGTIWKEMDDLKVFKVLDLEEFQKTFSAYQKPQEGSESHHHH; translated from the exons ATGGCGACCCGGGTGAAGCAGCCCCAGGGGCGTGGCCTGTCCTCTCTATTTTCTTGTTGCTTCAAAGGAAGTGACCAACCAGAGATCACCTACTGCCATGACAACGTCAACACTGCAGCTGTACTGGAGCCCACCCTGCCCATGCCCCCCCTTCCAGAGCTGGACTCTATATTCACTGAGCTGGTG GATGAACTGGACCTTACAGACGAGCACAGAACTGCCATGTTTGCTTTGCCAGCAGAGAAAAAATGGCAGATCTACTGTGGTAAGAAAATG gaggcagaggagaaCAATGGAGCGACCAGATGGCCCGAGTATTATATTGACCAGCTCAGGTCCATGGCTGCT AGGAGGACTCTGCTGGCACTGGAGAATGAGGAAGAGCAGGGAAGACATACAATTGTAGATGGTCTAAAGACCGCACTAAGGACACAGCCGATGAG GTTTGTGACACGGTTCATTGAGTTGGATGGCCTGTCTTGTATCCTGAATTTCCTCAAGTCAATGGACTATGAGACCACCAACTCCCAGATCCATACCTCACTGATAGGCTGCGTCAAAGCTCTGATGAACAACTCTCAGGGCAGAGCTCATGTCCTGGGTCACTGTGAAAGCATTAACATCATCGCACAAAGTCTCACCACTGAAAGCTTTAAAACCAAG gTTGCAGTGTTAGAGATCCTTGGTGCAGTATGTTTGGTGCCAGGAGGCCATAAGAAAGTATTAGAAGCCATGCTGCACTACCAGACATTTGCCTCAGAGAGAACACGTTTTCAG ACCTTGCTGACAGACTTGGACAGATCCACAGGCCGCTACAGGGATGAAGTTAATCTGAAGACTGCCATTATGTCCTTCGTCAATGCTGTGCTCAGTCAGGGGGCTGGAGAG aCCAGTCTGGAGTTCCGTATCCATTTACGCTACGAGTTCCTGATGTTGGGCATTCAGCCGGTCATTGACAAACTACACTCTAATGACAACGCCACCCTGAACAG ACATTTGGACTTCTTTGAGATGTTGAGGAATGAAGATGAGCTTCTGATGTCCAAACATTTTGATATT GTCCATATAGAAACTAAAAGTGCCAGCCAGATGTTTGAGCTGATCAAGAGAAGTCTGAGCCATACTGAAGCTTACCCTCACCTGCTGTCTGCACTGCAGCACTGTCTTATGATGCCAT ACAAGCAGAGCAGTACCACCCTTCAGTACTGGGTGTTGTTGGATCGGATAGTTCAGCAGCTGGTTCTGCAGACGGACAAAGGTGAAGACCCTGATGTTGCTCCACTGGAGGACTTCAACGTTAAAAATATTGTACGCAT gctCATCAAGGAGAGCGAGGTCAAACAATGGAAAGAACAAGCtgataaaatgagaaaag aGCATCAGAACTTACATCAGCGTTTtgaaaagagagagcgagagtgtgaGATCAAGAATAAGGAAAAAGAAGACATGATGGCGTTGCTGAACAAGATGAAAGACAAACTGGAGCGAGAGAGCAACGAGCACAAGCAAGCTCGACTGCAAGTGGGAGACCTGTCTGCTCggctgcagcagctcagctcT ACTTCCAGTGTCCCAGGAGGACCTCCTGTGACGTCAGCTAGTTTAGTTGGTCCTGTGCCGTCCATGCCTTCtcctccacatcctcctcctcctccacctcctcctccaggaGGCCCTCCAGGTTTTGGCATGGCTCCATTTgccccacctcctccaccaggaCTTCCACTAGGAACTGCCCAGAGGAAGAATATTCCTCGGCCATCTAACCCACTGAAGTCATTCAACTGGAGTAAACTGCCTGAG agCAAGCTGGAAGGGACCATATGGAAAGAGATGGATGATCTCAAGGTGTTTAAAGTTCTGGATCTGGAAGAGTTCCAGAAGACCTTCTCAGCTTACCAGAAACCACAA GAAGGATCAGAGAGTCACCACCATCACTAG